From one Mustela nigripes isolate SB6536 chromosome 16, MUSNIG.SB6536, whole genome shotgun sequence genomic stretch:
- the LOC132003962 gene encoding uncharacterized protein C17orf113 isoform X1, translating into MVPPGKKPAGEASNSNKKCKRYFNEHWKEEFPWLDFDYERKLMFCLECRQALVRNKHGKAENAFTVGTDNFQRHALLRHVTSGAHRQALAFNRGQPTLEGQAEGGGAYLDLETPPTSRGIKAEVDPAKVAMLTTVYCMAKEDVPDDRCSALLELQRFNLCQALLGTEHSDCYSPRRVRDMQVAIASVLHTEACQRLKASPYVGLVLDETRDWPESHSLALFATSVSPCDGQPATTFLGSVELQEGEATAGQLLDILQAFGVSAPKLAWLSSSLPGDRLGHVGPQLRAACPLLTELHCLPGRTDPEPPAYLSEYESVLDALFRLHGGPSSRTVPELRAALDLAAIDLAGPRPVPWASLLPVVEAVAEAWPCLVPTLEASAPASPTARALALALRQFTFVAFTHLLLDTLPTLQKLALVLQPEEPDLALLQPLVMAAAASLQAQRSSGGARLQGFLQELASSGPDLGGGRCTYRGVELVGYSEAALRGLERLRGAFLDSMRKGLGDSYPGPSLDAVAAFAAIFDPRGYPQAPEELGAHGEGALRVLLRTFAPAVVRQRALGDFALFKRVVCSLGRLGPRALCAKLACARSELHELFPDFAALAALALALPAGAGLLDKVGRSRELRWWGQSGAGEGRGGPAMKIAVDGPPLHEFDFALAVEFLESGWAEGLLG; encoded by the exons ATGGTTCCCCCAGGGAAGAAACCCGCTGGAGAGGCCTCCAACTCCAACAAGAAGTGCAAGCGTTACTTCAACGAGCACTGGAAAGAGGAGTTTCCCTGGCTGGACTTCGACTACGAGCGGAAGCTGATGTTTTGCCTCGAGTGCCGCCAAGCCCTAGTGCGGAACAAGCACGGCAAAGCCGAGAACGCCTTCACCGTGGGCACAGACAACTTCCAGCGCCATGCCCTGCTGCGCCACGTGACCTCGGGGGCCCACCGCCAGGCTCTGGCCTTCAACCGGGGCCAGCCCACTTTGGAGGGCCAAGCCGAGGGAGGAGGGGCCTACTTGGACCTGGagaccccccccacctccaggggCATCAAGGCAGAGGTGGACCCGGCCAAAGTGGCCATGCTGACCACGGTGTACTGCATGGCCAAGGAGGACGTGCCCGATGACCGCTGCTCTGCCCTCCTCGAGCTGCAGAGGTTCAacctgtgccaggccctgctgggcacagagcacaGCGACTGCTACAGCCCCAGGAGGGTGAGGGACATGCAG GTGGCCATTGCCAGTGTCTTGCACACAGAGGCCTGCCAGCGCCTGAAGGCATCCCCGTATGTGGGGCTGGTGTTGGATGAGACCAGGGACTGGCCTGAGTCCCACAGTCTGGCCTTGTTTGCCACTTCGGTGTCCCCCTGTGATGGCCAGCCGGCTACCACCTTCCTGGGCAGTGTGGAACTACAGGAGGGTGAGGCCACCGCTGGCCAACTCCTGGACATCCTGCAGGCCTTCGGCGTGTCTGCACCCAAGCTGGCCTGGCTCAGCTCGAGCCTCCCCGGGGACCGCCTTGGGCATGTGGGCCCACAACTGCGCGCCGCCTGCCCACTGCTCACGGAGCTACACTGCCTCCCCGGCCGGACAGATCCCGAGCCCCCTGCCTACCTAAGTGAATATGAAAGCGTGCTGGATGCCCTATTCCGCCTCCATGGTGGCCCCAGTTCCCGCACGGTCCCCGAGCTCCGGGCGGCCCTGGACCTGGCAGCTATTGACTTGGCAGGACCACGGCCAGTGCCCTGGGCGTCCTTGCTGCCTGTCGTGGAAGCAGTGGCTGAGGCTTGGCCTTGCCTGGTGCCCACCCTGGAGGCCTCTGCCCCCGCCTCCCCTACAGCTAGGGCACTGGCCCTCGCCCTGCGCCAGTTCACCTTCGTGGCCTTCACCCACCTGCTGCTGGACACTCTGCCCACCTTGCAGAAGCTCGCCCTTGTCCTGCAGCCAGAAGAGCCGGACTTGGCCTTGCTGCAGCCCCTGGTGATGGCGGCTGCGGCCTCCCTCCAAGCACAGCGCAGCTCGGGTGGGGCGCGCCTCCAGGGCTTCCTGCAGGAGTTGGCTTCCTCGGGCCCTGACTTGGGCGGCGGGCGCTGCACCTACCGCGGCGTGGAGCTGGTCGGCTACTCCGAAGCTGCCCTGCGGGGCTTGGAACGGCTGCGGGGGGCCTTCTTGGACTCCATGCGGAAGGGGTTGGGGGACTCCTATCCCGGGCCCTCGCTGGACGCCGTGGCCGCCTTCGCGGCGATCTTCGACCCGCGCGGCTACCCGCAGGCCCCCGAAGAGCTGGGTGCGCACGGCGAGGGAGCGCTGCGGGTACTGCTGCGCACCTTTGCTCCCGCCGTGGTGCGCCAGCGGGCGTTGGGCGACTTCGCGCTCTTCAAGCGCGTGGTGTGCAGCCTGGGGCGGCTGGGCCCGCGGGCCCTGTGTGCCAAGCTGGCGTGCGCGCGCTCTGAGCTGCACGAGCTCTTCCCGGACTTCGCAGCCCTGGCCGCCCTGGCCTTGGCGCTGCCCGCGGGCGCCGGCCTCCTGGACAAGGTGGGCCGCAGCCGGGAGCTGCGGTGGTGGGGGCAGAGCGGGGCCGGGGAGGGCCGGGGCGGCCCCGCGATGAAGATTGCCGTGGATGGGCCACCGCTGCACGAGTTTGACTTTGCGCTGGCCGTGGAGTTCTTGGAGAGTGGGTGGGCGGAGGGGCTGCTGGGGTAG